From a single Bacillus pumilus genomic region:
- a CDS encoding YgzB family protein encodes MAKYSSKINKIRTFALSLVFVGFLIMYIGVFFKESIWLSTFFMLLGVLSIGLSTAVYFWIGMLSTKAVRVVCPGCQKETKVLGRVDMCMHCREPLTLDPSLEGKEFDESYNRKKS; translated from the coding sequence ATGGCGAAATACTCCAGTAAGATTAATAAAATCAGAACATTTGCACTGAGTTTGGTTTTTGTTGGCTTTCTAATCATGTATATTGGTGTGTTCTTTAAGGAATCGATCTGGCTGTCGACTTTCTTTATGCTGCTCGGCGTCTTATCGATCGGATTGAGTACAGCGGTTTACTTTTGGATCGGTATGCTTTCTACGAAAGCGGTGCGTGTCGTTTGTCCAGGCTGTCAGAAGGAAACAAAAGTGCTTGGGCGGGTGGACATGTGCATGCATTGCAGAGAGCCGCTTACACTTGATCCATCATTAGAAGGTAAAGAGTTTGATGAATCCTACAATCGAAAAAAGTCATAA
- a CDS encoding glutamate-1-semialdehyde 2,1-aminomutase has product MKFTESETLHQEALEHIVGGVNSPSRSYKAVGGGSPVAMERGEGAYFWDVDGNRYIDFLAAYGPIITGHAHPHITKAITKAAESGVLYGTPTKHEVTFAKMLKEAMPALDKVRFVNSGTEAVMTTIRVARAYTGRTKIIKFAGCYHGHSDLVLVAAGSGPSTLGTPDSAGVPKSIANEVITVPFNDIDSYKEALDRWGDEVAAVLVEPIVGNFGIVEPKDGFLQQVNDLTHEKGALVIYDEVITAFRFMYGGAQDLLQVKPDLTALGKIIGGGLPIGAYSGKKEIMEQVAPLGPAYQAGTMAGNPASILSGIACLEVLKEDGVYERLDQLGAMLEEGILAHAKKHQVDITVNRLKGALTVYFTKETIVNYEQAENTDGEMFARFFKLMLSQGINLAPSKYEAWFLTIAHTEKDISETLQAVDHAFEQLKQS; this is encoded by the coding sequence ATGAAATTCACAGAATCAGAAACATTACATCAAGAGGCGCTGGAGCATATTGTTGGAGGTGTCAACAGCCCGTCTCGTTCATATAAGGCAGTAGGCGGCGGTTCACCCGTTGCTATGGAAAGAGGAGAAGGCGCTTATTTCTGGGATGTTGATGGAAACCGCTATATCGATTTCCTGGCAGCATACGGTCCTATTATTACAGGACATGCCCACCCGCATATTACAAAAGCCATTACGAAAGCGGCTGAATCAGGAGTTCTTTACGGAACGCCAACGAAGCATGAAGTCACTTTTGCTAAAATGCTGAAGGAAGCCATGCCTGCTTTGGACAAGGTCCGCTTTGTTAATTCAGGTACAGAAGCAGTGATGACAACGATTCGTGTCGCGCGCGCATATACAGGCAGAACAAAGATCATTAAGTTTGCTGGATGCTATCACGGGCACTCTGATCTTGTACTTGTGGCAGCTGGCTCTGGTCCTTCTACATTAGGAACACCTGATTCAGCGGGCGTACCAAAAAGCATCGCCAATGAAGTCATCACCGTTCCGTTTAATGATATTGACAGCTACAAAGAAGCATTAGATCGATGGGGCGATGAAGTCGCCGCAGTCCTTGTGGAGCCAATTGTCGGTAACTTCGGCATCGTGGAGCCTAAGGACGGTTTCTTGCAGCAGGTCAATGACCTCACTCATGAAAAGGGCGCACTGGTGATCTATGATGAAGTGATTACAGCGTTCCGCTTTATGTACGGAGGAGCACAGGACTTGCTTCAAGTAAAACCGGACCTCACTGCATTAGGCAAAATCATTGGCGGCGGACTTCCGATCGGTGCTTACAGCGGTAAAAAAGAAATAATGGAGCAAGTCGCTCCTCTTGGGCCAGCCTATCAAGCTGGAACGATGGCAGGAAACCCTGCATCTATTCTTTCGGGCATTGCATGCTTGGAAGTGTTAAAAGAAGACGGTGTATACGAGCGTCTTGATCAGCTTGGCGCTATGTTAGAAGAAGGCATTTTAGCCCATGCAAAAAAACATCAAGTAGATATTACAGTGAACCGCTTAAAAGGGGCTCTTACTGTCTATTTCACAAAAGAAACCATTGTGAACTATGAGCAAGCTGAAAATACGGATGGCGAAATGTTCGCCCGCTTCTTCAAATTAATGCTTTCGCAAGGAATTAACCTCGCTCCTTCTAAATATGAAGCTTGGTTCTTAACGATCGCACATACTGAAAAAGATATTTCTGAGACGCTACAAGCAGTAGATCATGCGTTTGAACAGTTGAAACAATCATAA
- the perR gene encoding peroxide-responsive transcriptional repressor PerR yields the protein MAAHELKDALDALKETGVRITPQRHAILEFLVNSMTHPTADDIYKALEGKFPNMSVATVYNNLRVFRESGLVKELTYGDSSSRFDFATSDHYHAICENCGKIVDFHYPGLDEVEQLASHVTGFKVSHHRLEIYGTCQECAKKENH from the coding sequence ATGGCTGCTCACGAACTAAAAGACGCTTTAGATGCTTTAAAAGAAACCGGTGTTCGAATTACTCCGCAGCGCCATGCCATCTTGGAGTTTCTCGTAAATTCTATGACCCACCCAACCGCGGACGATATATATAAAGCACTTGAAGGGAAATTTCCAAACATGAGTGTCGCAACGGTTTACAACAATTTACGAGTCTTCCGGGAATCTGGATTAGTAAAGGAATTAACGTACGGTGATTCCTCAAGCCGATTTGATTTTGCGACATCTGACCATTACCATGCGATCTGTGAAAACTGCGGTAAAATTGTGGACTTTCATTATCCTGGCCTTGATGAAGTTGAACAGCTTGCATCACATGTGACGGGCTTTAAAGTGAGTCATCATCGCTTGGAGATCTATGGAACTTGTCAAGAATGTGCGAAAAAAGAAAATCATTAA
- the bcp gene encoding thioredoxin-dependent thiol peroxidase — translation MTIEVGQQVPEIELTGDNGEKVKLSDFKGKHIVLYFYPKDMTPGCTTEACDFRDRHQSFAELDAVIIGVSPDSQDKHQKFKEKHDLPFLLLVDDEQKLSEAFGVWKLKKNFGKEYMGIERSTFLINKEGTLVKEWRKVKVKDHVEEALEELKAQA, via the coding sequence ATGACAATCGAAGTAGGTCAGCAAGTACCTGAAATCGAATTAACCGGTGACAACGGGGAGAAAGTAAAGCTTTCTGACTTTAAAGGAAAGCATATTGTCCTTTATTTCTATCCAAAAGATATGACACCAGGCTGTACAACAGAAGCATGTGATTTCCGCGATCGCCATCAAAGCTTTGCAGAATTAGATGCTGTCATTATCGGCGTAAGCCCAGACAGTCAGGACAAGCACCAAAAGTTTAAAGAAAAACATGATTTACCGTTCTTGCTGCTTGTAGATGATGAACAGAAATTGTCTGAAGCCTTTGGAGTATGGAAACTGAAGAAGAACTTTGGCAAAGAATACATGGGCATCGAACGATCAACGTTTCTTATTAATAAAGAGGGAACGCTTGTGAAAGAATGGCGAAAAGTCAAGGTGAAAGACCATGTAGAGGAAGCGCTTGAGGAATTGAAAGCTCAAGCTTAA